TTTAATTGATGATTGCCCTTGCGGATATTAAACTGCTCGCCTGTTCCCATATTCTTGTTATCGATAAATACTAACGCGCCACTGGGTTTAGTGATAATGACAACTGGCAGTTCGGTTAATTTCTTATCGCTGGTAATCCTGATTTTCCAGACATCCTTGCTATTTAACTGTATGCCGATTTCTGAGAGTATTATCTTCAGAGGCTCATATCCTGTTTGGAATATTTGCAGAACCCGCTCACTCGGCTGAAGGAATACTATATCCATACCGGGTTTATGTTCTATATCACCGACAATGCCGTTATAGGAATCATAAGCAAAGCCCTCCATATCGGATAACACCTGAATAGCGGCACATATTCTGCCGTTGGCATCCCTCCGGCTAATGAACTCATCGGAGGATTTCTCGGGCTTGCCCTCAATTTGTAAACTTGATAACTCCGCAAATAACGGTGCGGCGATGATTGTTAGAAAAAGAACAGTGAATATCTGTTTAAAAAGTGCGAAAAATCGGTACACTGATTTACCCCTTAAGCCATATTTCGTTTTGGTAATAATATATTAATCGGCTGCTGGTATGAAAGCAAAATATATTATTTTTCAAATATTGTCTATCCGGATAGATGCTTTCCGGCGTCAGGATGTCGCAAGCTTCCATCCTGACGCATACAAATCCATCACCTTCTCGTATTTACCGAAAACCTCGATAGCAGACCCAATAGCCGCAATGAAAAAGTCCCCACCACTGATACCCTGTTCCCAGAGATGCTCAAGTTTCTTATCGAGATAATTTTTCAGCTCATTTTTAACATCATTATAAAAAGCGGTAGATTCCCGCTTCATCTTACGAGCAATAATATAAATTGACGATGCCAACGCCGCTGATTCATTTGCCCTTAATCTTTTTTTCATTTCGGTATTGATAGGCCGCGCACCTGTCATTACCAGCCCCGAATCGAGAAGTGAATTAATCAATGTCTCCCAACCTGCGGTTGATTTATGGGCATAGACAATTATTGCTATTCCATCAGGCTTCAAAACGCGATGAATTTCTTGAAAGGATTTTTTAAGCATCTCTTCAAAGAATTTAATCCCGCCTTCATAACCTTTTGGGCCGTGTGAATAGGCGACTATCTCGTTTTTCTTGGGGGTTAGGGGTGTTGAAAATAAGTCTGGATGAATATGCCCTACTGACCTTTTAAGCCAGACGTAGAAAAAGTCGGATAGATAGGAGTAGGGGACATTGTCGTAATAAGGCGGGTCAGTAAAAACCGCGTCGAAATAGTCATCTAAATGGGGAAGCAAAGTAGCTAAAGAGTGTGATAAATCTACGGATGATATAGATTTTATAGTAATATTGTGAAAAACGGCCAATAAACTCTTTAGAATATTCTGCCAGCTGCAACCTTTCTCTCCAATGATATTGGCTTCAATATAATCCCAATTCATCGGTAATGCTTGCCTCGCAAAAGTAGTTGAGGTTTTCTCCCAAGAACCATCCCAGCGGCAAATAGTAAAATTTGTATCCGGTATTCTGCTCACAATAAGACTTAAATAGCTCACCACCGCCTTCGCATATTCTTCTTCATACCCATCCTTCAGCATCATTTCATGCGCCCTGCGCACTTTATCCACAAATGTAATAAGCGCTAATTTCTGCCGGGAGTTGAAGAGATCGCCCCAAGTGTTCATACCATATACCCAAACATTTATTACTCCAAAACTAACTGGAACGCGTTTTATAGGTTCATCTGGCACAGGGTCGATACCCCATTCACTCATCAGCTTTTCCCGCTTCTTTTTCAGGTAGTTTTCAGCCTTTTTGAAAATTTTCAGATTCTCATCATTGTCTATTCGGTAATGCTTACCCCGTTTTTTAGGGTTGTGCAGAACTACGGCAATCAGCCTTTGCCCAGCCTTTCCATCCTGAAATAGTTTTCTGGTATTATTCGCCTCGATGGTTGCGCCGCAAATAAGGCAGGTAGCTGCTGCCCGGGCAACAGTTCCTTTTTTTGGGTCGAAATTTTTGGGGATTTTCTTCCTGCAGCCATCTCCAGCTATCTTGAATTCGACATTGCCGTTTGCTGCATCAGGATAAAGGGCGTCATTTTTATTGTCTTTTTTAGCCAACCAATACTGCCGCATCAAAGGTATCTCTGCGCCGCAGGAGGGATTCTGGCAGGGAATGGTCCGAGCCTAGATATAGCCAACAGGTATGGAGCCGTCAGTTTCCTCGGGGTAGAATTTCCCTATCTCCTTTTTGGTTCCCTCAAGTACCCACTCTCCCCACTTTTTAACATCTTCCAGCAGCATATTCTGAACTTTGGTTTTTACTTTTTTCTTTTTTCCAAAATCCTAAACTTCTTTAATTACTTCTCCTGGCTTGCCGTATTTCTGGGGGTATTCAAGCGTGCATTTTAAAATTAGAACCGCCGCAGGATTAATATCGCTGGCGTATGTTTCACAGCCAAGCCGCATAGCTTCTAATGGGATAGCTCCCCCGCCGGAGAACGGATCGAGCACTTTAGGTGGTTTACCGCCGTTTGCTTTAAGGATATCTTTTCTCGCCTTTTCGATCAGGTCTTTGTTGAGGGAATTTTCCCATTTTGATAATTCAGTAATAAATTGCTGCTTTTCATCCCATTCCTGGGCATTTTTCGCCGGTGGTATCAAGGCGGTATAAGCGGTCGCTCTTGACGATGCCAATGGTCGCCTTGCCCACCATATGTGCAGAGTTGAAATATGGCCTTGGCGGATATTTTTTTCCTTGGCGGAGTGGAAGCTTACTTCTTTGACTGGAAAGGATTCTTCTATAAAGCGCTTTTTATTCTTCAAATTCCCTCTTTCCTTTTGTGGCTATTTCCTTGAACGACATCAAGAATCTGACAGTCTCTATTTTCCCTTCGGCTTCCACATTCTCGGCGGGATTTTGGATTATATAAAGTTCCGGATGTGTCATAGTGTTCATTGCGGCATAAAGATAATATTCATCTTTGAATCTTCGTGCCTTAAACCATTCGTTTTGTGTTAAAGCTGCGGCATCTTGCCCCTATCGTCCCTTAACTTCAATATAGCGCACTTCATCATTATCACCGGATGAGCGAACATCAAAACCAAGGTTTTGTGCTGATACATCCTCTGGCTTCCTACCCTGTTTTATTTCGTATTCCATCGCGATTTCCATTGCCCAACATTCAACTTCTGCATCGCTTCACATAGCTTTATGAACTTTCATTGCAGGCTTGACTCTGATGATGCCTTTGAAACGAGGCATACTCATCGTAAGGCGTTGTTCTTTTTCGATAAGTTCTTTCAATTCATCCAGGGCTTTTTCGCAACCGTTTTTTCTCTCGGTTTTATTTCTGATTACGATGTCTACTTTTTCGCCCTTTTCTTTTCGGGCAAACAGCGGAATTAAATCACCGTCAAGAGTAACAATAAGATGCTCAAGCGATTTAATGCCATATTTTTTCTTGATATCGGCTTGCCTGCGGCGCTCATCTAAAAGCTCGGTCTTATACTCTTCAAGATCCTTAATTACCTTCGTTGATATTTTTCCTTTAAGAGAATCTATATCGACTAACGAACCTTCAGGATTTTCTGCTTCAACAAGGTCCCAAATAACCGCTGGCGCGACTGATTTTATGTTATTATCTCCTGTAAAGAAAGCGAATAATCTTTTCCCTGCAATGCTTCCTGTCCCGTCTTTGATTTTGCCTTCATAGAATAAGATATAACCGTCAAGCAATCCGTTAGGGTCGATATATGTCGTTCCGTTAAGCAGACAACCCGAAAAGTTTCGTTCAATCCAGACCATCATAGCCTCAAAAATAGGATGACCAAAAGTAAGAAATTCCGATTCTGAATTTTTAAAGGCAATATCTTTATCGAAAGTTACAATCGGATATCTTCGCATCAACGCGCCGTAGTTCCTCTTGAAATTGTCTTCCTCCGAAATACTTCTTATTGCGTATGGAATCGATTCGATGGCTAAAAAGCCGTCTTTGCGTTCACGCTGTTTTCCCTCGGCTTTGGTAAAGGCTTTCTTAAAAAAGCTTTCAGTATATTCAGGTATTAGCCTATGTTCTTCGGCTCGCTGTGCCATCTCTTTTATACGGGTATAATCGATATATCGGGTGGCAAGGCTTTTTCTATGCCTCAGGATGTCGCCCCGCTTGAGATGGACTCCATCATGAGGGATAACCGCAAAAGTCATTGCTCTGCCTATGGCGGACACCTAAGGTGGAGCAATGACTAATTTACACATTTGCGAAGTCTGAGTTATCAATCTGTTTCAACAGCATGCAGCGGCTCTGCCAAATAGTCTTTCATTTGTATAGAACCATAATTTGCCTGCCAGGACTCGCTTATTATATCCATCAGCCTATCGAAATGTTTGCTTGATTTTCTGATAGCTATTCCGTAATCAAAGGCGGTTGGATAATAATCATAATCGCGCCACAAATGCTCGCTTTTAAGTATCTCCTGAACGATGCGAGTATAATCAGGATGGGGAAACCAGATAAAATCAGGCTGTCTATTAAAAAATTCCTCGACAGAGAATCCCTTATGAGCAAAATATCTGTCATGCAGTCCCAACGGGTCAATTATATCAACATGCGGCGCGGCGGCGCTGATATAACCATGCTCGGTTAAGGCAATAACCGTCCCACGCGGAGCTTTCTCGGCGATTTTAGCTACCTCAAAAATCGCTTCCCAATAACCGATTTGGGGAAGAGGTTTATTACAACCAGCCGCATATTCGGTTATGTCTGTAAGCGGGATACTTTTAAGGATATATCTTTCATACAAGCCGGCGGCATTATCCAGCAAAGTAATTGGTGATACAATAATAATTAATATCAAAACACGCTTTTTAGTCAGTTTAAGAAAATCAGGATTTTTAATTAATCGCGAATCAATAACCATTGAGCTGCTTACTACAAGAAACGGCAGCGCCGGCAGGTAATATCTTGCTCCGACTCCCATAATCTGAGTTATAGAAAAGTAATATAAAAATATCAACACTACCGGAGATAGAAACACTAATAGCAGCGGCATATTTCTTTTCTTGCAAAATAGTAGTAGAATTATCAAAAACGGCAAAGCCATGCTAATAAACTGCACTATAAACAAAATTGGATTCCATCTGTATGTTCCGGCATAGCTTTCATAGAATCCGGATTGTTTTACATAAAACGATAACGGCAAAGGGTCTCCGAAAATGATATTTTTAGCCAACAAATCAGC
This portion of the Candidatus Zixiibacteriota bacterium genome encodes:
- a CDS encoding PEGA domain-containing protein; this encodes MYRFFALFKQIFTVLFLTIIAAPLFAELSSLQIEGKPEKSSDEFISRRDANGRICAAIQVLSDMEGFAYDSYNGIVGDIEHKPGMDIVFLQPSERVLQIFQTGYEPLKIILSEIGIQLNSKDVWKIRITSDKKLTELPVVIITKPSGALVFIDNKNMGTGEQFNIRKGNHQLKLVKDGYQPQIETISIDANNTLFKYTLQEIEDVDLMITSEPDSAMVYIDNVKFGTTPISDFYPAGKYPIRIEKEWYVAYEDYIDIQPPQTKENYKLNPDFGSIEITSSPQNDMDIYFNGVYQNVKTPHIFNQLRPGLYKVNARSQYYESNEIEVQLQRGKAEKVGLISKV
- a CDS encoding DUF3883 domain-containing protein, producing the protein MEYEIKQGRKPEDVSAQNLGFDVRSSGDNDEVRYIEVKGR